In one window of Chryseobacterium sp. JV274 DNA:
- the frr gene encoding ribosome recycling factor, whose translation MEELDLILESVKQDMDAAVKHLDHAFQRIRAGRASTSMVQDVMVEYYGAMTPINQVANVSVPDAMTISIQPWDRTAINAIEKAIINSNLGFAPSNNGENIILNVPPLTEERRRELAKQAKVEAENTKVTVRNARQDGLKELKKLDGVSEDVVKGVEEEIQTYTDKYVKLCDEHLKTKEAEIMKV comes from the coding sequence ATGGAAGAATTAGATCTTATATTAGAATCTGTAAAACAAGACATGGATGCAGCTGTAAAGCACCTGGATCACGCATTTCAAAGAATTAGAGCAGGACGTGCTTCTACATCAATGGTTCAGGATGTAATGGTAGAATATTATGGAGCAATGACTCCTATCAACCAGGTGGCAAATGTTTCTGTTCCGGATGCAATGACAATCTCTATTCAACCTTGGGACAGAACGGCAATCAATGCGATTGAAAAAGCGATCATCAATTCAAACTTAGGCTTTGCACCTTCTAACAATGGGGAAAACATCATCCTTAATGTTCCGCCTTTGACAGAAGAAAGAAGAAGAGAGCTTGCAAAACAGGCTAAAGTAGAAGCTGAGAATACTAAAGTAACTGTAAGAAACGCAAGACAGGATGGTTTGAAAGAACTTAAAAAACTGGACGGAGTTTCTGAAGATGTTGTAAAAGGAGTGGAAGAAGAAATCCAGACCTATACAGACAAATATGTAAAGCTTTGCGATGAGCATCTTAAGACAAAAGAAGCTGAAATTATGAAAGTATAA